TAATCCTATGGGAACATTATAGTTTTAGATCTTGTATCCTGCCATTAGCGATTTCACTAAATCAACTTCCTCTTCTGTAACTTCAAATTTATCAGAAACTTTTGCTTTATAGCAAGGAAGGTAATCCCACAAATTGGTTGTTGCAAAAAAGTCATGTGGTGCTAGTTTACACTGTAAAGGTTTAACTTCGTGTATTTTGCATAATGAATCCCCCAAAAACACGCATTTACCATCTTTAGCTTTTAGT
This region of Oxobacter pfennigii genomic DNA includes:
- a CDS encoding YkgJ family cysteine cluster protein — translated: MNKCKKCGTCCKVDKRYNYISVVIFPSDLSTIADFLDISCVDFLSKYCIHTILKCDSNYDIYLLKAKDGKCVFLGDSLCKIHEVKPLQCKLAPHDFFATTNLWDYLPCYKAKVSDKFEVTEEEVDLVKSLMAGYKI